ATCGCTAAAATCATGTCGATTACTGACGCTCTGAGAGACGAGGGAATCTACGAAAGAATACTGGCGAAGCAGCTAAAGGCGGAACTCAAGGCTAAAGCGACGAAGACGATAAAAATAAAAGGGCGGGTAGACCCGGAGACTCTACCAAGATGCGTCAAAATCCTCGCCACCACCACAGCAAGCCAGGGCGAAGAATGCTCGGGCGGAGGAGAGACCGTATTGCAATGGCAGGAACGAGCCTGGGACGTGCAAAGCAAAGCCAGAACCGATGCACATAAACTGCTAGGGCATTATCCGGCGGATAAACTCAGGGTCGATTCGTACGATCACGAGACGGCGCTGGACGAGTTGGATATAGACGATGACGAATGATGGACTCGCACCGAAAACGCGTAAGAATTAGGCTCCGTGATGATTACAGGTACTATGCCAGGCATTGCCTATGGATACGCACAAAGAGCGGCAGCATCGAGCCGTTCGTTCTCAATTCGGCACAAGAATATCTGCATTCGCGGATTGAGGAGCAAAGAGCGAGAACGGGGCGGGTTCGGGCGATTATCCTCAAGGGCAGGCAGCAGGGCTGCTCGACCTACGTTGAGGGGCGGTACTATTGGCGGGTCACCCATCGGCGCGGAGTTAGGGCGTTCATTCTCACGCACGAGGACCCGGCGACGCAAAACCTGTTCGAGATGGTCAAGCGATTCCACAACAACTGCCTGCCGGCCGTGCGTCCGTCTGCCGGGGTTGATAACGCTAAGGAGCTGACGTTTGACAAATTGGATTGCGGATACAAGGTCGGTACGGCAAAAACCAAGGGCACAGGCCGGAGTTCCACAATCCAATTCTTTCACGGGTCCGAGGTGGCGTTCTGGTCGAACGCCGACACTCATGCAGCCGGAATTTTCCAGGCTATCCCCGACGAGAAGGATACCGAGGTGATACTCGAGAGCACCGCTAACGGTATGGGTAATTTTTTTCACCAGGCATGGCAAGACGCGTCTGCCGGCAGATCTGAATTTATTGATGTGTTTATCCCGTGGTACTGGCAAGCGGAATACCGTAAGGCCGTGCCGGAGGGGTTCGTTCTCAGTCCAGAAGAAGGCGAGTATATGGACGCCTATGGATTGGATCTCGAACAAATGGCGTGGAGGAGAGCGAAAATCGTGGAACTAAAAGATCCACTGCTATTCAAACAGGAGTACCCGGCGACTCCCGCGGAGGCATTCCAGGTTACGGGCGAGGAGACACTAATAGCAAGCGAGTGCGTATTACGAGCGCGAAAGTACGCCACCAACGAAGCGCATGGTCCGGTAATTGTCGGGTTCGATCCGGACGCCGGCGGAAAAGACGGAGCCAGCTCAATCTACCGTAAGGGCCGGGTGGCTTTTAATCTTACCCGCTACCGCGGTAACGACGCTATGGCGCACGTCGGAGCGGCTAAAGTCATGCTGGACGATAACGATCCATATGTGGACATGATGTTTATTGACGGATCTGCGGACGGGGTCATATCTAGGCTGTGGGAAATGGGATACCGGCGGCGGGTTAGAGCCGTTAATTTCGGAGGTGCTGCGCTCGCCCCCCAAAAGTACAAAAACAAGCGCAACGAAATATGGGGATTAATGAACGATTGGCTAAACGATGAGCTGCCTGTCTCGATACCTGACGATGATACGCTCCACGCTCAATTAGTCTCGGTCAGATTCAAATACGACTCAAATCATAACCGTGTAATGGAGAGTAAGGAGGCGATGCGCAACAGGGGTATTCGCTCACCCAACGACGCCGACGCCCTGGCTCTCACATTCTCGGAGCCGGTTCGTAGCGTTTCCGAATCCGACACTATGCAGCATTCGAACGCACCAAAGCCTTCGGGTAGTTACTGGAGCGACCGACGATGAGGATAAAAGTTTCGTTTCTAGACCAATTCCACAAGGTGCTCAGCGAGAAAACTATTGGCCCGAACGAGTTGGTCCTAATGCCTAAAAGCGGGTTCTACGTCCGCATTGAGGTACTGGCAGATGAGCAGTAAAAAAGACCGGGTTGATGAGTATATCAATAAGTACCAGACGCTGAAGGGAGAGCGAGAGGCGTCGATAGAGAGCATCGGCCTGGATGTCTCCGAATATATCGTACCGTCTCGCGGGCGATTCCCTGGAGACGATAAAAAACCCGACCGCATGCACGGAAAGCGAGGATCGAAGATATTCGACCCAACCGCTCGAAACGCTCACAGTATTGCCAACAACGGCATGCATTCCGGCCTAACTCCTCCGTCCAGGCCGTGGTTTAAAGTAGGTCTGCAAGATGAGGATCTAGGAGACTGGGGACCGGTTAAGAGGGTTTTTGATGCACTTCAGAGGCGCCTTTATGCGCAGTTTAGGCGCTCGAACTTCTATAGCTGCATGCATTCCGGGTACGGCGAAGTACTGGCGTTTGCGAATAACCTAATCGCTATGCGAGAGTTTATCCAGGGAGGGTTTCATTTCAAGCCGTTTACATTCGGTGAATACTGGTGGGCACGCAACGAACGCGGCAACGTTGATACGGTATATCGTACCGAATGGATGTACGCAATCCAAATGATTGAGCGGTTCGGCATCGATAAGGTATCGAGCCGCGTCAGGGATGCAATGGAGGGGCGCAATAAAAAACCCTATCTGCCGGTAGAGTTGCTGCACGTAGTACAACCCCGCAGCGATTACGATCCCAGCCGCAAAGATGCGCTCAATATGCCCTACGAATCGATTTGGATTGAGCTGGGGAACGACCGGGCTATTGTCAGCGAATCGGGATTCGAAACATTTCCGTACGCGGCCGGGTCCTGGCTGCTGGTCGGATCAGATCAATACGGGTGCGATTCTCCGGGAATGCAGATACTACCGGACGTGAAAATGTTGCAAGACCTCGAAGAGTCGTCATTAATGGCGACTCACCTGGAACTAGATCCCAGCATGCTTGTGCCCGCCTCGCTGCTTGGTAGCCCGATCCGCAAGACCGCCGGAGGGGTGACTTTTTACGACGGACAGCCCGAAGGAATCCGGCGTCTGTTTGAATTTAAATTCGATATTGCAGCCGGAGAAGCGAAAGCTCAGGCGGTTAGAGACCGAATCCGGCACGGGTATTACAACGATATTTTTATGATGATTTTGCAAAACGATCAGAAAGGAAATGTTACCGCAACGCAAATACTGGAGATGCAGGGCGAGAAGATGTTGCAATTAGGTCCGTTCGTCGAGCGGCAAGAAGATGAAATCCTAGATAAATTAGTAGTGTTCGCTGTAGAGCGAATGCTTAAGAGACCGTGGCTGTACGACCTACCGCCACTTCCGGAAGAACTTGAGGGCGCGGATTACAAGGTGGAGTACATCAGTCTCCTCGCCCAAGCGCAACAGATGATAGGTATCAGAGCAATAGACGATACCGTGCAGTTCGCCACAGTCGCCGCGCAGATCACGCCGGAGATTCTGGACAATTACAATATGGATGAACTGGCGCAAGAACGCGCTCGATTGGTCGGCTTGCCCGGTTCCGGTGTAAGGTCGGCCGAGGAACTAGAGCAGATACGCAAGCAGAGAGCGGAGGAACAAAGAGCGATGCAGCAGGCTCAAGTCGGCATGGCTGCGGTCGAAGGGGCCAAAAAACTGGGCGATACCCCCTATAACCCGGAAGAGCCGTCTGTGCTGACCGAGCTTATGTCCGGGCTGGGAGGCAGCGCATGATTCAGACCTCCAAGGAACGCCTGCAGAAACAAGACGAACGGCAGCAATTTATCGATTCCATGTCTATACGGCATGATTTCGAGCTAACGTTCGGAACCCCACACGGAAAGCGAA
The sequence above is a segment of the Dehalococcoidales bacterium genome. Coding sequences within it:
- a CDS encoding portal protein; the protein is MSSKKDRVDEYINKYQTLKGEREASIESIGLDVSEYIVPSRGRFPGDDKKPDRMHGKRGSKIFDPTARNAHSIANNGMHSGLTPPSRPWFKVGLQDEDLGDWGPVKRVFDALQRRLYAQFRRSNFYSCMHSGYGEVLAFANNLIAMREFIQGGFHFKPFTFGEYWWARNERGNVDTVYRTEWMYAIQMIERFGIDKVSSRVRDAMEGRNKKPYLPVELLHVVQPRSDYDPSRKDALNMPYESIWIELGNDRAIVSESGFETFPYAAGSWLLVGSDQYGCDSPGMQILPDVKMLQDLEESSLMATHLELDPSMLVPASLLGSPIRKTAGGVTFYDGQPEGIRRLFEFKFDIAAGEAKAQAVRDRIRHGYYNDIFMMILQNDQKGNVTATQILEMQGEKMLQLGPFVERQEDEILDKLVVFAVERMLKRPWLYDLPPLPEELEGADYKVEYISLLAQAQQMIGIRAIDDTVQFATVAAQITPEILDNYNMDELAQERARLVGLPGSGVRSAEELEQIRKQRAEEQRAMQQAQVGMAAVEGAKKLGDTPYNPEEPSVLTELMSGLGGSA